The following nucleotide sequence is from Synechococcus sp. CBW1004.
ACGGCGACGCTGCAGCCACCAGCAGAGCCAGCCGCTGGGCGGGGCCACCACCAGGCCCATCAACACGGAACCCAGCAGCAATCGGACGCCGAACGACCAGCCCAGCTCCGCCAGCTGCAGCGAGGCCAGCTGATTCAGAGAGGGTGGGGACTCGGCGGGGCCCAGCAGCAGGATGCCCACCTGCAGGTTCAACCAGTAGAGCGGCAGATAGGTGAAGGGATTGCTGATCCAGGTACCCGCTGCCGCCAGCAGCGGGTGTCCTCGCATCACCCCGGCGAGGGCCACCCCCAGAACGATCTGCAGGCCGAAGAACGGCAGACAGCCACTGAAAACACCCACAGCCAGTCCCCGGGCCTGATAGCCGGGCGTTCCCTGCTGGCGTCGCAGCCATTGCAGAGCATCCTTGAGCCGACGGACCAGGCGGCGGAGGCTCCTGGCGGCAAGCGCATCGGACTGGCGAAGACGGCCCATGGCAGCGGCGCAGGGTGAGGATGCCCGCGGCGCTCTACACCCTAAGGAGAAGCCCGGGAGCCACGGCAACTCCATGCAGAGCAGTGATGTGTCCAGGCCTCCCAAACGGGCCTAGGCAGGCTGTTCAGCCCGGATGGCCCCTGACACCGGCGGCCGAGTCCGACGTCATGCATCCTGAGCGCAGTCGAGCGCCTGCCTCCGTGGCCGTCAGCGATCCCAGCGGCCGAGCCCCCACCCCACCGCACGCCTCCCCAGGCGCGCAGGCGGAAGGCGACACCATCGCCGCGATCGCCACCGCCGTGGCCGCCGGGGCGGGCAGCGTGGCGATCGTGCGCCTCTCTGGGCCGGCGGCAGAGGCGATCGGACGGCGGCTGTTCCAGGCGCCGGGCACCCAGGTGTGGGACAGCCACCGGGTGCTGTATGGCCATGTGGTGGATCCCATCAGCGGCGAGCGGGTGGATGAGGCGCTGCTGCTGGTGATGCGCGCCCCACGCAGCTTCACCCGCGAGGACGTGGTGGAACTGCACTGCCACGGCGGCCTGGAGGCGGTGCGGCGGGTGCTGGAGCTGGTGCTGAGCGCCGGTGCCCGCCGCGCCAGGCCGGGAGAGTTCAGCCAGCGGGCCTTCCTCAACGGCCGCCTCGACCTCACCCGTGCCGAGGCCCTCGCCGCCCTGATCGACGCCCGCGGCCGCCGCGCCGCCCAGCTGGCGATGGCAGGCCTGGACGGAGGCGTGCAGCGCCGCATCAGCGCCCTGCGCGATCGCCTGCTGGATCAGCTGGCCGAGCTGGAGGCACGGGTGGACTTCGAAGAGGACCTGCCGCCGCTCGACAGCAACGCGGTGGTGGCGGAGCTCTCCGCAGTGAAGGCCGAGCTGGAGCGCCTGGTGGCGGAAGGGCAGCATGGGGAGCTGCTGCGCCAGGGCCTGCGGGTGGCGATCGTCGGCCGGCCGAACGTGGGCAAGAGCAGCCTGCTGAACCTGCTCAGCCGCCGCGACCGCGCCATCGTCACCGATCTGCCCGGCACCACCCGCGACCTGCTGGAAAGCGAGCTGGTGCTCGACGGCGTGCCGCTCACCCTGATCGACACAGCCGGCATCCGCGCCACCGACGATCCTGTCGAACGGCTGGGCATCGCGCGCAGCCACCAGGCCCTGGCCGCGGCCGATGTGGTGCTGCTGCTGTACGACCTGGCGGCGGGCTGGACCGATGCGGATGCGCAGCTGCGGGCGCTGGTGCCGGATGGGGTGCCGCTGCTGCTGGTGGGCAACAAGGCGGATCTGCTGGAGGCAGGGGGTGACGCTGGGGAGATCGCGATGCAGCCTGCAACTGGGTCCTCCACAGCCAGTGCGTCGCCGGAGAGCATCGCCGTGCCTGCGCCGGCAGCGTCAGGGCAACAGGGCGATCCACCAACCACGCTGCCTGGCAGCGACGGTCAGAGCGCCACGTTCGCCGAACCACGTCCGGGGTCCACAGGTGCACTGGAGGCCTCCATGCGAACGACGATCAGCGATGCCGCGCTGGCCGGTCCAG
It contains:
- a CDS encoding DUF2062 domain-containing protein; the encoded protein is MGRLRQSDALAARSLRRLVRRLKDALQWLRRQQGTPGYQARGLAVGVFSGCLPFFGLQIVLGVALAGVMRGHPLLAAAGTWISNPFTYLPLYWLNLQVGILLLGPAESPPSLNQLASLQLAELGWSFGVRLLLGSVLMGLVVAPPSGWLCWWLQRRRLRR
- the mnmE gene encoding tRNA uridine-5-carboxymethylaminomethyl(34) synthesis GTPase MnmE — encoded protein: MHPERSRAPASVAVSDPSGRAPTPPHASPGAQAEGDTIAAIATAVAAGAGSVAIVRLSGPAAEAIGRRLFQAPGTQVWDSHRVLYGHVVDPISGERVDEALLLVMRAPRSFTREDVVELHCHGGLEAVRRVLELVLSAGARRARPGEFSQRAFLNGRLDLTRAEALAALIDARGRRAAQLAMAGLDGGVQRRISALRDRLLDQLAELEARVDFEEDLPPLDSNAVVAELSAVKAELERLVAEGQHGELLRQGLRVAIVGRPNVGKSSLLNLLSRRDRAIVTDLPGTTRDLLESELVLDGVPLTLIDTAGIRATDDPVERLGIARSHQALAAADVVLLLYDLAAGWTDADAQLRALVPDGVPLLLVGNKADLLEAGGDAGEIAMQPATGSSTASASPESIAVPAPAASGQQGDPPTTLPGSDGQSATFAEPRPGSTGALEASMRTTISDAALAGPGEAAATDPASPGEAALVQISALRGDGRERLASALLRLCGAGDLQGLQVALNTRQRDLAAHAATALAASQAAAAEQLPWDFWTIDLREAVRRLGEITGEEVSEAVLDRVFSRFCIGK